A genomic window from Megalobrama amblycephala isolate DHTTF-2021 linkage group LG2, ASM1881202v1, whole genome shotgun sequence includes:
- the hmg20b gene encoding SWI/SNF-related matrix-associated actin-dependent regulator of chromatin subfamily E member 1-related isoform X2: MGGVKQEQTDAPASKDSQHTDSAQEENQSTSQPVKKRGWPKGKKRKKVLPNGPKAPVTGYVRFLNERREHIRALHPDLPFPEITKRLGAEWSRLAPHDKQRYLDEAERDKMQYARELREYQKSEAYQITCSKVQDKRIKREEVASVIINANSSGSTGFKNSDFTTRFDVPIFTEEFLDQNKAREAELRRLRKANVEFEEQNAVLQKHIADMFSAKERLEAELGQDELRTQALQRHLQAIKQTLVSSLATVPLPGTGETPSIGTLDSYLSRLSSALESRPHEHRGLVLKLQELLAHLDSEKL, from the exons ATGGGTGGTGTAAAGCAAGAGCAAACTGATGCTCCTGCATCTAAAGACTCTCAACACACTGACTCGGCACAGGAGGAG AATCAGTCGACTTCACAGCCGGTAAAGAAGCGAGGCTGGCCAAAagggaagaagagaaagaagGTTTTACCAAATGGCCCCAAGGCTCCGGTTACTGGTTACGTGCGTTTCCTGAATGAGAGACGCGAACACATCCGAGCCCTTCACCCGGATCTTCCCTTCCCGGAAATTACCAAGAGACTCGGAGCAGAATGGAGCCGTCTGGCTCCTCATGATAAGcag cgcTACCTAGATGAAGCCGAAAGGGACAAAATGCAGTATGCACGAGAACTCAGGGAGTATCAGAAAAGTGAAGCTTATCAGATCACATGTTCAAAAGTTCAGGACAAGAGAATAAAGAGAG aagaGGTGGCTTCTGTCATTATCAATGCCAACAGTTCAGGATCTACAGGTTTTAAG AACTCGGACTTCACAACCAGATTTGATGTCCCTATTTTCACAGAAGAATTTCTTGACCAAAACAAAG CACGTGAAGCGGAGCTCCGACGACTGCGCAAGGCTAACGTGGAGTTTGAAGAGCAGAATGCGGTTCTCCAGAAGCACATTGCCGACATGTTCAGCGCTAAAGAGCGACTGGAAGCTGAACTGGGCCAGGATGAGCTTCGCACCCAGGCTctacagcgccacctacaggcgATCAAACAGACACTGGTCAGCAGCCTGGCCACTGTACCCTTGCCAG GCACGGGCGAGACACCATCGATTGGAACGCTGGACTCGTACCTGAGTCGCTTGAGTAGTGCTTTAGAGAGCAGGCCTCATGAGCATCGCGGCTTAGTCCTTAAGCTACAAGAGCTCTTAGCTCACCTAGACAG TGAGAAGCTTTGA
- the hmg20b gene encoding SWI/SNF-related matrix-associated actin-dependent regulator of chromatin subfamily E member 1-related isoform X1, giving the protein MGGVKQEQTDAPASKDSQHTDSAQEELLQNQSTSQPVKKRGWPKGKKRKKVLPNGPKAPVTGYVRFLNERREHIRALHPDLPFPEITKRLGAEWSRLAPHDKQRYLDEAERDKMQYARELREYQKSEAYQITCSKVQDKRIKREEVASVIINANSSGSTGFKNSDFTTRFDVPIFTEEFLDQNKAREAELRRLRKANVEFEEQNAVLQKHIADMFSAKERLEAELGQDELRTQALQRHLQAIKQTLVSSLATVPLPGTGETPSIGTLDSYLSRLSSALESRPHEHRGLVLKLQELLAHLDSEKL; this is encoded by the exons ATGGGTGGTGTAAAGCAAGAGCAAACTGATGCTCCTGCATCTAAAGACTCTCAACACACTGACTCGGCACAGGAGGAG TTGTTACAGAATCAGTCGACTTCACAGCCGGTAAAGAAGCGAGGCTGGCCAAAagggaagaagagaaagaagGTTTTACCAAATGGCCCCAAGGCTCCGGTTACTGGTTACGTGCGTTTCCTGAATGAGAGACGCGAACACATCCGAGCCCTTCACCCGGATCTTCCCTTCCCGGAAATTACCAAGAGACTCGGAGCAGAATGGAGCCGTCTGGCTCCTCATGATAAGcag cgcTACCTAGATGAAGCCGAAAGGGACAAAATGCAGTATGCACGAGAACTCAGGGAGTATCAGAAAAGTGAAGCTTATCAGATCACATGTTCAAAAGTTCAGGACAAGAGAATAAAGAGAG aagaGGTGGCTTCTGTCATTATCAATGCCAACAGTTCAGGATCTACAGGTTTTAAG AACTCGGACTTCACAACCAGATTTGATGTCCCTATTTTCACAGAAGAATTTCTTGACCAAAACAAAG CACGTGAAGCGGAGCTCCGACGACTGCGCAAGGCTAACGTGGAGTTTGAAGAGCAGAATGCGGTTCTCCAGAAGCACATTGCCGACATGTTCAGCGCTAAAGAGCGACTGGAAGCTGAACTGGGCCAGGATGAGCTTCGCACCCAGGCTctacagcgccacctacaggcgATCAAACAGACACTGGTCAGCAGCCTGGCCACTGTACCCTTGCCAG GCACGGGCGAGACACCATCGATTGGAACGCTGGACTCGTACCTGAGTCGCTTGAGTAGTGCTTTAGAGAGCAGGCCTCATGAGCATCGCGGCTTAGTCCTTAAGCTACAAGAGCTCTTAGCTCACCTAGACAG TGAGAAGCTTTGA